From one Nocardioides sp. Kera G14 genomic stretch:
- a CDS encoding protein kinase family protein: MAINRAGDLLTGRYRLDDLMSETGSGEFWRGFDTVLARTVAIHAIPSDDPRAAALVRAAQASARVVESRFLRVLDIDTRADLTFVVNEWGAGTSLDHLLAGQGPLPPRPAAWLVDEVASALTVAHEAGVAHGRLNPENVLIDEAGSIRIIGFAVEAALYGLEGDRIGIDVIDLAALLQATLTGRWAGLSDSALARVPREQGALLDRGRERFLTPRQLQAGVPGVLDNLCDEVLNRPHGRHAGPNTAREIHEILAAYVGDPGDIEAEVAGLTSAGRSGPVGVGARSQGGGTATAVAPDPEPTGPLALTDLPTEAGTPIFNEGGDVGWFSPRGNRPTPPPPPEPVPERPLFAPEGERRPVLPETNTPSNDWIFSAPSGVDEEEAPGGGAWLRVALGVGVLALLLVAGVLAYALARPDSSPNASPSEDASATPTTATVIKGVSALDFDPESKPPTENRDLAPLAVDGNPGTSWRSVTYYQQLGPNGIKTGVGMVLDLHGSHTVTGLDLTFVAPGTTVAVYVTKSAPTSVEGLEPAQSLTAGTHEKLTLVKPETGGFVTLWFTALPQVSGGFRVELAEASVLGSSRN; this comes from the coding sequence ATGGCGATCAACCGAGCGGGAGACCTGCTCACCGGGCGCTACCGGCTCGACGACCTGATGAGCGAGACCGGTTCGGGTGAGTTCTGGCGCGGGTTCGACACCGTGCTCGCACGCACAGTCGCCATCCACGCGATCCCGTCCGACGATCCGCGAGCCGCGGCCCTGGTGCGCGCGGCGCAGGCGTCGGCACGTGTCGTCGAGAGCCGGTTCCTCAGAGTGCTGGACATCGACACCCGTGCCGACCTGACCTTCGTGGTCAACGAGTGGGGCGCCGGCACCTCACTCGACCACCTGCTGGCCGGGCAGGGACCGCTGCCGCCGCGACCCGCCGCCTGGCTCGTCGACGAGGTCGCCTCCGCCCTCACCGTCGCCCACGAGGCCGGCGTCGCGCACGGCCGGCTCAACCCCGAGAACGTACTGATCGACGAGGCCGGCTCCATTCGGATCATCGGCTTCGCCGTCGAGGCGGCGCTCTACGGGCTCGAGGGCGATCGGATCGGCATCGACGTCATCGACCTCGCGGCGCTGCTCCAGGCCACGCTGACCGGTCGCTGGGCCGGGCTCTCGGACTCCGCGCTCGCGCGGGTGCCGCGCGAGCAGGGCGCCCTGTTGGATCGCGGGCGGGAGCGGTTCCTGACGCCGCGGCAGCTCCAGGCCGGCGTACCGGGGGTGCTGGACAACCTCTGCGACGAGGTGCTCAACCGACCCCACGGCCGGCACGCCGGACCCAACACCGCCCGGGAGATCCACGAGATCCTCGCCGCGTACGTCGGGGACCCCGGTGATATCGAGGCCGAGGTGGCAGGACTCACCTCAGCGGGACGCTCAGGTCCCGTCGGTGTCGGCGCCCGCTCCCAGGGCGGCGGCACCGCCACCGCGGTGGCGCCCGACCCGGAGCCGACCGGACCGCTCGCGCTCACCGACCTCCCGACCGAGGCCGGCACCCCGATCTTCAACGAGGGCGGCGACGTCGGCTGGTTCAGCCCGCGCGGCAACCGTCCGACGCCCCCGCCCCCGCCCGAGCCCGTGCCGGAGCGTCCGCTCTTCGCGCCCGAGGGTGAACGCCGCCCCGTCCTGCCGGAGACCAACACCCCGTCGAACGACTGGATCTTCTCCGCCCCCTCCGGCGTCGACGAGGAGGAAGCACCTGGTGGCGGTGCCTGGCTCAGGGTGGCGCTCGGCGTCGGCGTCCTCGCGCTGCTGCTCGTTGCCGGCGTACTCGCCTATGCGCTGGCCCGTCCGGACTCCTCTCCGAACGCCTCTCCCTCGGAGGACGCCAGCGCCACTCCCACGACGGCCACCGTGATCAAGGGCGTCAGCGCCCTCGACTTCGACCCGGAGAGCAAGCCGCCGACGGAGAACCGCGACCTCGCCCCGCTCGCGGTCGACGGCAACCCGGGGACGTCGTGGCGGTCGGTGACCTACTACCAGCAGCTCGGGCCGAACGGGATCAAGACCGGCGTCGGGATGGTCCTCGACCTGCACGGCTCGCATACCGTGACCGGCCTCGACCTCACCTTCGTCGCTCCCGGCACGACCGTGGCGGTGTACGTCACGAAGTCCGCACCCACGAGCGTTGAGGGCCTGGAGCCCGCCCAGTCGCTGACCGCCGGCACTCACGAGAAGCTGACGCTGGTGAAGCCCGAGACCGGTGGCTTCGTCACCCTCTGGTTCACCGCGCTGCCGCAGGTGAGCGGCGGCTTCCGCGTGGAGCTCGCCGAGGCGTCGGTACTCGGGAGCAGCCGCAACTAG